The following coding sequences lie in one Heyndrickxia oleronia genomic window:
- a CDS encoding DUF5412 family protein: MHIYLPFYIFLTALLTLLIFITFCFLAIGNLIKKKPFPIRLFTIFLSSIVVVTCLILYSNYFFTFGNLKGEFFKGPVISPSEKYVANAYYMTYGGAAGGVNIWVNITFKEEKNKIKTVYYSDAKSDFSINWIDDDTLLIVNKERGYPNSDRSIKLKIGKEIYHENGLACRSLLMKTEFETCYHN; this comes from the coding sequence ATGCATATCTATTTACCTTTTTATATCTTTTTAACGGCTCTCCTTACTCTTCTTATTTTTATTACCTTTTGTTTTCTAGCCATCGGCAATCTTATAAAAAAGAAACCGTTTCCGATAAGACTTTTTACTATTTTTTTATCTAGTATAGTAGTAGTTACTTGTCTAATTTTGTATTCAAATTATTTTTTTACTTTCGGTAATCTGAAAGGGGAATTTTTTAAAGGACCTGTCATTTCTCCATCTGAAAAATACGTAGCCAATGCGTATTACATGACGTATGGTGGTGCCGCAGGAGGCGTAAACATATGGGTAAATATCACTTTTAAAGAGGAGAAAAATAAAATAAAGACCGTTTATTATAGTGATGCCAAAAGTGATTTTTCGATTAATTGGATAGATGATGATACTCTACTTATTGTCAATAAAGAGCGTGGGTATCCGAATTCAGATCGAAGTATAAAATTGAAAATTGGTAAAGAAATTTATCATGAAAACGGATTGGCCTGTCGTAGTTTACTGATGAAGACTGAGTTTGAAACCTGTTATCATAATTAA
- a CDS encoding DUF3147 family protein, which translates to MYLLLKIASSAVIIGVVTEVARRFPVYGGIVAALPLISILSIIWLTLQGTPNHNVSQFAWGVLVGLPATAVMLLVIYFGLKYSIHLVIAILLGIIAWGLFLLLQNLIMKAFAS; encoded by the coding sequence ATGTATTTATTGTTAAAAATTGCTTCTTCAGCAGTCATAATTGGTGTCGTAACAGAAGTGGCAAGACGCTTCCCAGTATATGGTGGGATCGTTGCTGCCTTGCCGTTAATTAGCATCTTAAGTATTATCTGGTTAACTCTACAAGGAACGCCTAATCACAATGTTAGTCAATTTGCATGGGGAGTACTAGTGGGTTTACCTGCAACTGCTGTAATGTTATTGGTGATTTATTTTGGATTAAAGTATTCAATTCATTTAGTAATAGCAATTTTATTAGGAATCATTGCATGGGGGTTGTTTCTTCTTCTACAAAATTTGATCATGAAGGCATTTGCTTCGTAG
- a CDS encoding MarR family winged helix-turn-helix transcriptional regulator — protein MIQDLNNYFTDIYFNLHPVQEENISHQSIRILQMVQKKKNMMIRDIANELMISHNTASEHVKKLVRNGWLYKERSENDQRKVFLHLTDIGSSIVKKHTELDDNKLRIVLSKLTATERAKVIEGFKLLSEVSK, from the coding sequence ATGATACAAGATTTAAATAACTACTTTACAGATATATATTTTAATTTACACCCAGTTCAAGAAGAAAACATTTCCCATCAAAGTATCCGTATATTACAAATGGTTCAAAAGAAGAAAAATATGATGATTCGTGATATTGCAAATGAATTAATGATTTCACACAATACTGCTTCTGAACATGTAAAGAAGTTAGTGAGAAATGGCTGGTTATATAAAGAAAGGTCTGAGAATGATCAACGAAAAGTATTTTTACATTTAACAGATATTGGCTCATCCATTGTAAAAAAGCATACAGAGTTAGATGATAATAAGCTCCGAATAGTACTTAGCAAATTAACGGCTACTGAACGAGCAAAGGTAATTGAAGGATTTAAATTATTAAGTGAGGTATCAAAATAA